The proteins below come from a single Oscillospiraceae bacterium genomic window:
- the gyrA gene encoding DNA gyrase subunit A, whose product MEENIIMVPGSGTKVIVRDVKQEIETAFLDYSMSVIVARALPDVRDGLKPVHRRILYTMHERGNDPQHPYRKSADTVGAVLGSYHPHGDASVYDAMVRLAQDFSLRYPLVDGQGNFGSVDGDPPAAYRYTEARMSKMACEMLTDIEKDTIDWDPNFDETKKEPHVLPSRFPNLLVNGSQGIAVGMATNIPPHNLREIVSGMIALMEDPDIDLAGLMEHVKGPDFPTGGIIMGRSGIRAAYATGRGKITLRGRAEIVEKKNGRYEILISEIPYMVNKTRLIESIADLVKNKRIEGISDMNDESSSRTGMKIVIEIKKDANPQVVLNQLYRYTQLQDTVGVIMLALDDGVPKIMSLKTMMERYIEFQMQVIRRRTAFELKKAKEREHILEGLHKAVDIVDEIIATIRACKGGFAEARQAVMDNFGFDELQADAIVKLQLGRLAGLEILKIEQELGELRAAIADFEDILANDEHVKRIVKTDLTTLADKYGDERRTSIEAVSGEVDIEDLIPEETCVFTLTHEGYIKRTTLDTYQAQNRGGRGVQGMTQKDEDFTEEMYVGSTHDYMLFLTNQGRVYRLKGYQVPEGSRTAKGSHIVNLLQLQEGESVTLMLQQKADVDEDNTYATMITKQGLIKRTPLSQFCNIRKAGLIAIALNEGDSLVWSHLTKGDDEIIVATHDGAAIHFTEDGARSMGRTGHGVRVIKLREGDYVVGAGVCRPGATVLTISEEGKGRRSRIDDYRITKRGGLGIRNYSNGNVAGIKIVDDTDDLILISQNGILIRIHASDINIQSRYGSGVRVMRMLDDDRVAVVARVDRDNDAETAKIENTGESDPTPEELAAIEAEELAAEAAEDAAPENNDEE is encoded by the coding sequence ATGGAAGAAAATATCATCATGGTGCCGGGGTCCGGTACCAAGGTCATTGTGCGCGATGTAAAGCAGGAGATCGAGACGGCGTTCCTTGACTACTCGATGTCCGTTATCGTGGCGCGCGCTCTGCCCGATGTGCGTGACGGCCTCAAGCCCGTGCATCGCCGCATTTTGTATACGATGCATGAGCGCGGCAACGACCCGCAGCATCCCTACCGCAAATCCGCCGATACGGTCGGTGCGGTGCTGGGCTCTTACCACCCGCACGGTGACGCTTCGGTCTACGATGCCATGGTGCGTCTGGCACAGGATTTCAGCCTGCGCTATCCGCTCGTTGACGGTCAGGGTAACTTCGGCTCTGTGGACGGCGATCCCCCGGCTGCCTACCGTTACACCGAGGCCCGCATGTCCAAGATGGCCTGCGAGATGCTGACCGATATTGAAAAGGACACCATCGACTGGGACCCCAACTTTGACGAGACCAAAAAGGAGCCTCATGTTCTGCCCAGCCGCTTCCCGAACCTGCTGGTCAACGGCAGTCAGGGCATCGCGGTCGGCATGGCGACCAACATCCCGCCGCACAACCTGCGCGAGATCGTCAGCGGAATGATCGCCCTGATGGAGGACCCCGACATCGACCTGGCCGGTCTGATGGAGCATGTCAAGGGCCCGGACTTCCCGACCGGCGGAATCATCATGGGGCGCAGCGGCATCCGCGCTGCCTACGCCACCGGCCGCGGCAAGATCACGCTGCGCGGCCGCGCCGAGATCGTCGAGAAAAAGAACGGCCGCTATGAGATCCTGATCTCCGAAATCCCTTATATGGTCAACAAGACCCGCCTGATCGAGTCGATCGCCGACCTCGTCAAGAACAAGCGGATCGAGGGCATCAGCGATATGAATGACGAATCCTCGAGCCGCACCGGCATGAAGATCGTCATTGAAATCAAGAAGGACGCCAACCCGCAGGTCGTGCTGAACCAGCTTTACCGCTACACCCAGCTGCAGGACACGGTCGGCGTGATCATGCTGGCGCTTGATGACGGTGTGCCCAAGATCATGAGCCTCAAAACCATGATGGAGCGCTACATCGAGTTCCAGATGCAGGTCATCCGCCGCCGGACTGCCTTTGAGCTGAAAAAGGCGAAGGAGCGCGAGCATATTCTGGAGGGCCTGCACAAGGCCGTTGACATCGTGGACGAGATCATCGCCACGATCCGCGCCTGCAAGGGCGGCTTTGCCGAGGCGCGTCAGGCCGTGATGGATAACTTCGGCTTTGACGAGCTGCAGGCAGATGCCATCGTCAAGCTGCAGCTCGGCCGCTTGGCCGGTCTGGAAATCCTCAAGATCGAGCAGGAGTTGGGCGAGCTGCGCGCGGCCATTGCGGACTTTGAGGATATTCTGGCCAATGACGAGCATGTCAAGCGCATCGTCAAGACCGACCTGACCACGCTGGCCGACAAGTACGGCGATGAGCGCCGCACCTCCATCGAGGCTGTGTCCGGCGAGGTGGACATCGAGGATCTGATCCCCGAGGAGACCTGCGTCTTTACGCTGACCCACGAGGGGTACATCAAGCGCACAACGCTGGACACCTATCAGGCACAGAACCGCGGCGGCCGCGGCGTGCAGGGCATGACCCAGAAGGACGAGGACTTTACCGAGGAAATGTATGTCGGCTCGACGCATGACTACATGCTCTTCCTGACGAATCAGGGCCGTGTCTACCGCCTGAAGGGCTATCAGGTGCCGGAGGGCAGCCGTACCGCCAAGGGCAGCCATATCGTGAACCTGCTGCAGCTGCAGGAGGGGGAGAGCGTTACCCTGATGCTGCAGCAGAAGGCTGATGTCGATGAGGACAACACCTACGCAACGATGATCACCAAGCAGGGCCTCATCAAGCGTACGCCGCTGTCCCAGTTCTGCAACATCCGCAAGGCCGGCCTGATCGCCATCGCGCTCAACGAGGGCGACAGCCTTGTGTGGAGCCACCTGACCAAGGGCGATGATGAAATCATCGTGGCCACCCATGACGGCGCAGCCATCCACTTTACCGAGGACGGCGCCCGCTCGATGGGCCGTACCGGCCACGGCGTCCGCGTCATTAAGCTGCGCGAGGGCGACTATGTCGTCGGCGCCGGCGTCTGCCGCCCGGGTGCCACCGTGCTGACCATCAGCGAGGAGGGCAAGGGCCGCCGCAGCCGCATCGATGACTACCGCATCACGAAGCGCGGCGGGTTGGGCATCCGCAACTATTCCAACGGCAATGTGGCGGGCATCAAGATCGTGGATGACACCGACGACCTGATTCTGATCAGCCAGAACGGCATCCTGATCCGCATCCATGCGTCGGACATCAATATCCAGAGCCGCTACGGCAGCGGCGTCCGCGTTATGCGTATGCTGGACGATGACCGCGTGGCCGTTGTGGCCCGCGTGGACCGCGACAACGATGCCGAGACCGCAAAGATCGAGAACACCGGCGAGAGTGACCCGACACCCGAGGAGCTGGCTGCCATCGAAGCCGAGGAGCTGGCCGCCGAGGCCGCCGAGGACGCAGCCCCCGAGAATAATGACGAAGAATAA